The Telopea speciosissima isolate NSW1024214 ecotype Mountain lineage chromosome 11, Tspe_v1, whole genome shotgun sequence genome includes the window GATGGTGAGGGAGAGGGGGATAGGTTCAGCTAGGGTAAGGGAGAGGGGGTGGCGTGAGGTGGCTGTGGagtaggggatggggatggtgGGGGCTGCGGTGAGAGTGGTGGTGTTGGATGTGGTGAGGGTGATGGTGAGGGCGTGCCATTAGTCGCATTTGGAATCACTTGAACAGGGGCAATACCCCACGGTGAAGAGGAGGATGAAGCCGTGGGTGGTGGTGCACCAAGAACAGACCTAGAGAAAGGAaaaacactttcatcaaaacGAACATGACGAGCTATAAAGAATCAACCTGTCGCTGGATCAAAGCAACGATACGCATGATGAGATGGACTGTATCCAAGAAAGACACAAGGAGATGAACGAAAATCCATTTTATGACGATTGTAAGGACGGAGATATGGGAAGCACAGACACCCAAACACCCGTAAGAAATTATAATCCGGAATTTTATGAAAAACGAGTTGAAAAGGAGACACACCATTGGAAACCGGggaaggcatgcgattaattaaaaaaactgTTGTTTCAAATGCATAGTGCCAATAAATACGAGGAACACTGCTTTGGGTAAGGAGTGTGAGCCCGGTCTCAACTATGTGACGATGCCTACGCTCCACACTCCCTTGTTGTTCATGGGTGTGAGGAGCAGACAGGAGATGGGAAATACCCAACTGGAGAAAGAAGGATGGAAGAGTGCGAAACTCCCCACCCCAATCAGTTTGGAtcgattttatttttctatcaaACAACCTTTCAACAAGTGctttaaatttcaaaaaagtGGAGAAGACATCAAATTTGTGCAAGAGAGGATAAAACCAAACATACTTTGTattatcatccacaaaaataatgtAATAACGATGACCATTACAAGAAGCAGTAGGGGATGGTCCCTAAACATCACTAAATATAAGATCAAGAGGGAATAAACTACGACTGCCAGTCAAAGGGAGAGACAGACGACTGGCTTTACCCATCTGACAAGCACTACAAACAATATTAgaacgagaagaagaacaatgtaAATTATTGAAACTGATCATAGAGCGAAGCAAACGGTCATGAGGATGTCCAAGACGTCGATGCCAAAGATCAATGGAGCTAGAGACAGTAGTGTGCGCAGACGGAGTAGAAGAAGGCAAACCCAACTCATATAGACCCCCTTTATTTGGACCGGACAACAATATTGACTTGGTGACCTggtccttcacaagaaaatgagaCTGGTGAAATTCGAAATAAACATTATTGTCTCTGGCAAATTGATGAACAGAAAGCAAACGTTTGGAAATACTAGGAACATGTAAgatattatttaaaaataaatgacGATTGGAAGAAGTAGAAATAAAAGAATGTCCAAGATGCTTAATTGGCAAACCCTTACCATTGCCGACATGTAGTTGGTCAGACCCATTGCAATCTTCATATTGGGAAAGTGAATGAAGGTCTGGTGTAACATGGTGAGTGGCACCCGAATCTGGATACGAAGGTAATGAATGAGATGGCGATGGTGTACGTGGGTAGCgatggtggattgggatgataTGTGGGATATGTATAATGGGCTATAGGATAGGGGCCATTCGGTGGATAGGGTTGTGAAGGGTTAGGTGGCCGGGTATCCTTGGGGCCGATAAAAACACGGATTTGTGCTGTGATTGGTACGATGGCAAATTGTGCACCAGAAACGGCCATAATTCTATCCTCCGCGACCTCTACCACCACGGCCTCGGCCAAAACGACCACCTCGACCACCGCGGGTAGGAGAGGCAGCACTAGAATCACCAGGGGATGGAGCACGTTGAGCAGTATTTGCAGATGAAGACGATGGAGCAGCAGTAGGTGTCTCTATGATTGTAAGTTTGCTAAAAAATGACCCATTCAAAAACTCATGGCTAAGAAGCATCGCATGGAGATCATCATATTCAATTGGATCCGTGCGAGTTAGAAGAGAGGACACCATGGGTCGAAACTCCTGTTTGAGTCCACAAAAAATATGCAAATTAAATTGTGTAGGCCGAAGAGGCTGCCCAGAAGCAGCGAGTTCAGCCAAAATTGCCTTCGCACGTTGAAGAAATTGGGAAATTGTCTCATCGGGCTTTTGCTCCAAATCTTGAAGTGCCATGGACAGAGACATAATGTGACTTTCGGATGGTGCAAAGAAAGCAGTGCACAACGTGGTCCAGATCTCATGACTGGTGCGCTTGCCCAGTACAAGAGAGAAGACCTCTTCAGAGAGAGAGGCAAGCAACAAACTACGAATCATTGAATCTTGTCGACGCCATTGAGCAGCAGCTACAGGTTCAGTTGGGCAAGTCGTGGTGCCATCAACATGGCCAAAAAGTCCAAGACCATCGAGAAAGGGCCCAACTTGGGTTTGCCAATACAAGAAATTCTTCGATGTCAATTTGAGAGATATGTAATGGTGTGCATTGGGAAAGGACTGTAAACTGGGCAACTCAGTGGTGGAAGTGAGAACACCAGTAACCGTGGAGGATGGGGACCCTTCGATCATGGTGAAGTAgaagaacaacaacaagaaagataaaaaaaaaaaaaaaaaagttaaagtCTTGTTGGAGATATGGCTCTGATTACCATGTTGGAAGTTGTAAAACGGAATTCATTGCATTGAATTGATATCTCTCAAGGTGAGAGTATAAATATGAGTACATCAAGCAAATATTAACTATGTATTTACATGGAATGTaatcacataaaatatagaaaGTTGACAGAGATCCACTGAGCTGCCTTCCAAGAGATtattccatatcacatgtgacagaTACGATTTGGCTTGCCATGTTTAGTGTGATTGCATATCTCAAGATTTTAGGCACAAGCAATCttgagagagaaagactcaTATACCCTTGATAGTGAAATACCTGCAGCTCCCAATTGTTGGACAATGCCTATTGTGATCCTCACAAGCATTGCCAACTCACTTGGTCATTCGAACAAGGAGATAATGAAATCATTGATAGATACAGTAAGGGAAGGCATGAGGTTCACCAAATTCATAGAGGACAATTTGGATGACAAAAGTTTGATCAGTGTAAGGGATGAAGCAGAATTTTTATGGGCAGGCATGAATTACTGTACTTTCTTCATCGATATTAGTCTTCATAAAGATTTATCTTCAAGTAGGGGCTTCTCTATGAGTAGTTCCCCTGAAGGGATACTGAAGAAACTCGCAAATGCTGGAAAGAGGGGTGTTTTGAGATCCAAAGAAAAGCTCATGGGAGTCCCTCATGTTCTATGGCCTATAGAAGTAATTATTGGTTACAATCTGTATAGAGTCTGTGAAAGCATTCTTCTTGACAAAGAAAAGTATCAAACAATTGACAAACTGTTTGATTGGATAGAGCATACAATTGCAGATCTGCTAGGTGCTTGTCTTTCCAATCTTCCACATGCCCTATATGCAGAATGTGCTTTAACTAATATAGTTGAGGCAGAGGAAAGAGTTAAAAAGGCAGCATATGTTCTTGGTCAATTCCAAGAAATTCTACAAATTCTTCGATCCATGAATTTTCCCGAACTTGATCATGATGAATATGCCTACTTGGAGAATTGGCACTCGGTGAAACAATTTAAAGATCCTCAATTTCTTGATTGTGCTTCTCCATGCAACCACTTGTCCAGTCCTACATCAGGCCCTGATCTTGTTTAAGGTCATAGCTACATTGTTGAAATGGTTGTTCTTTGTAATTGATGTACACAAAAATCTAGTTGTGCTGGCCATTGAAGAGCAATTTTTGTAGTTAGGACTAACCCTGGCCTTGTTTCCAGAATTCTTTTGTTGATAGTATACTCTAAAACTAGAGATTCATACACATATTTGCATTGTAAAAATTTTACCTTCCTAAGTGAATATGTTATTGCTGCAAGAAACTTTTTGATGGTAAGAACACAGAATTCCTAAATCTTTAAGGTTGCAAGATCAAATTGAAGTGCAAAGAAATCTATACTCTTTTGAATTCAGGTAGATTCTGTTTTTTTACCAAATAATATTGGTAGGAACAATGAAATTAATGTCATTTTGAATGGTGTAACGAGAGTAGATTTGGGCCTGGGCCTAATTTCTTGTTACCTTTTCTATATAAATAGAGCGAGAGTTGGTAACCCAATTAAATTACACCAACATTTTTGCACCCCAAAACCAGTATTTCTCTTTCTGTATTATCAGTCAGATCTGTTGAGCAATGTTATAACAATCACCAAAGAAAcatgaacaaaaacaaaacagagcaaaGATGATACACAGATTTAACATTGTTTATACACCAATGCGATGTGCAAATCCATGGGAGGAGCTGAAGATGTTCCACTATGTAATCGAAGAAgatacaatggagatctctcaagaacatcCAAAAACGGTAGCAAGAACTCTCACCCAAAAATCCTAACtccaaaatccccaaatctcaTGCCTTTTAACTTACTTACAAAACAAGACGTTAAAACATATAAATAGTCCTCTAAACGGGTTGATCCAACGGGTCGGGTCGCACCATACTGTGGGGGCTTGCCCCCACACCCCCCAGCACCCCTAAACGAAGGAAGAGTCTTGAGGCATGGTTTTGGCCGAAGCGCTCTTCTACCATCATagacctcaaaaaaaaaaaaaaaaaaaaaaaactcattcgagtcgccaccaaaaatgtcggagTGGGTCAATCTTCGAAACGGGTGCAAGAATTCAAGACACTCATAACAAGCACAACTCTTGGTGTCCCTAAGTGTCCAGTTAGTGAGTGCAACACTACTAGGATAGTCTCGGGGGGTTGTTTTATCCTGGAGGTGATAGGCAAGGAACCCGGACTGAACCAATAGGGAATGTCTACAGCATTAAGGAGAGTGAGTGACCATTTCGCACGACTCAACCCAatctgttgttgttgtgttgCAGATACCAACTCAGGAAGTTGATGCACTCTCCTTCTATGTGTTGATTTCAATATAGCCATACATATAATTAATAAGTTGTTACAATCTCATTAATTTGgtgatttggtttttcaacATTCTCTCATGGGTTTAAGTATCATTGATATCTTTAAAACAATGCTTACATGTGAAAAATCATTATCAAGAGAGGACCTCTTAACTTTGTAATATTCATGAAGCTAAGCTATCACATTACAAGAACATTTATTTGTCTTTGTACTACTACTATACCAACACTGAAATAAAGATCAGAAAGGTCAAGGCTGTGATCTTTTATCAACACTAAAACAAACAGAAGGGCAATAGTTGAAATTAATTTTCAACATCTATgtccatctcggtgggaaatGGGTCTAAGGGGATTCCAATCTCAATACTTCCTTCCAACATTTGAATCACTCTATCCATGTATGGTCTGTTGGAAGGTAGGTGCTGAATGCACCACAAACCTACCAAACAAATCCTTTCCAGAAGGACTTCCTCCTTCTCATCTCTTCCTTTCTTATCAATCACAATTGAAGCATTGTTGTCCTCTCTTTTCTCAGGTAAAAGAGATTCACCATTCTTGACCTTGTTAAATGCCCATTTAGGAAAATAAACTTGGCTTGAATCATGATTTGCCTCCAAATCATATTTCAACATTCTCCCACCAACCATCTCCAGAAGCAGCATCCCATAACTATACACATCAGATTTCTCGGTCACGGGACCATAACTCGTCAGCCACATCTCCGGGGCCATGAACCCCGGAGTGCCTCGAGCCTTCGACATCAAAACATGGCTATGTTCCTTATCAATCATCCTAGCAAGCCCGAAATCGGCAACTTTTGCTGTGAAGTTTGAATCCAATAACACATTGTGAGGTTTAATGTCACAATGCAAAATCCTACTCCTACAACCTTGGTGTAAGTACAATATCGCCCTACCTGTCTCTAAGGCTATATCATGAAATTGTTTATGGCTTAAGGTTTGAAAACTTCCATCattcctctctccttctctgtttctGCTTGTGTAGATATACTTATCCAAGGATCCATTCTCCACGAACTCATAAACTAGTGCACGTTTATCCCCTTGCGcacaataacccaataaacttACTAAGTTATTGTGATGGACATTTCCAACTGTTGCCACTTCATTCATGAATTGTTTCTggctttgttttgattttagaaGCTTTATAGCTACTGGTACTTTGAACCCTTTTCGATGAATGATCCCTTTATAAACGCTTCCATATCCTCCTTCCCCAAGTTTTGATGAAAATTTGTTAGTGAACTTCTTAATTTGAAAGTAGGAATACCTCGTAGGGGATAAATTGGAGattgcttctttcttcttctggtttatCTTTCTATGTCTACAGCGGAAGAAAAGAGCCACCACTGTTGCCAGGAGTGCTAGGAACACCACCACAGAAGCAGAAACCGCTGCATTGATGAATAGATTAATGGCATATTAATTTTCTTCATCAATATCCTGGTTGTATAGATGGTACGTTTCCAATGCACTATTCTTAAAGACCAGGGTTCAAATATTGGCAAGAACAATGAATTACTCACATGCAATGAGTACTTTGGAAGGTGATGATTTTCTTCCTTGGTCTACTCCTGCACCTCCACCCCATTTTGTGATGTCCTCTATCATACCTAAGTAAAACCaattaagaaagaagaaattcttGTTAGTTCTTGATAATTAGATATAAAAATGACATATATCAACCACTCATGATAATTCTATTCTTGttctagggaaaaaaaaaaatcaattcttgTTAGTTCTCAAGGTTGGAGGTTCCACCTCCCATGTTGTTCACTTTCCTATCTCAACACATTACAAGGGTTGAAGGATCGGGAATCCTATAAAATAAGGACAATAATTCATGCTTCTTATTAAACACattaaaaggagaaagaaaattaaaaaatgatttaTTTTCATTACACGATAATGGAGAGGGTTGGGTCCTAAAAGACAGTAGGACCAGTAGGAGCATGCGTGAAAGCATCAACAGAACGAGATTTCTTCCTTTCATGGGGATAGGTTAGTCAATTCACCCTCTATGTCTCCGCACATGGGCCAGGCTGCCTTTCAAAGTTCCTTTTCCTATAATCTAGAATCCATAATCTGAACCTTGGGTTTGAACTTatagttttgattaaaaaaaaaaaaatcgaatctGAGATTATCATTGGATGCTACTTACCATCTGAGCAGTTGAAACGGTGGACGTTAGAGTGACAGAAACAAACATAAGATCCGGACAAAGAAGGGTTGACTCCGCACCTTCCACCAGTGTTCTCACATCTAAGGCAATCCTTCGTCTTGGTAAACCTAAGCTCAAACCCCTTCTGCAGATACCCCCTCAGATCCTTCGCCGCACTAATATTGAAACCCACCTTTGTGAATATGTAGAACCTTTCACAGTTAGGGTGCGTAACGAGTCCTGGCGCATAATAGCAAACATTGGTGGGATCCTGACCTGGACAACCTATACATGCAGCAGTCTGGAGCCCCGGTAGATCTCCGGCAGGGATAGTGGTGGTGCAGTTAAGGTGGGTTCCAACGGCGTAATCCAAGGAGAGAGTGAGGGGAGAAGCGGAATAATAGAAGTTGGGACTAGAAATTGGGCCGCAGCTGAAAAGATTGTTGTAGGCagtaaagaaggagaaggaaattcTGTCGGCGGTGAACTTGGTGGTGAAGATTCTTAAGGTATTGTTGTTTTCAGGGCTGGTGAGGAAGAAGGTTTCATTGTTGGTACAGGTGGGTATGAAGTAGGAAGGGTGACAAGGTGATGGAAGCAAGAAGGGATAGGTAAGTGTGATGTTGTTGCATGCTGAGGGTGCACAGAGATTGTAATAGAAAGATGGTTTTGTGCTCCTTAGACTCACCCCTgtgggttgttgttgttgtgctCTACTTGGCACTAGAAATGGATTAAGCAGGATTAGGATCTGTAAGACATGAGTTTTCTGGGTCTTTTGCAGATAAACCATTgcaattgagagagagaaagagagagaaagagagagagagagagagagagagagaaagagagagagtttgagTTTGTATCGGATatagaaggaaagaagggatAGGTAGAAAATTGTTTTAAAGCTTAGATGATGAAGAGCGACCCAAATCATTGAAATCAAGTTGGTCTTGAGGTTTGGGATGGTACATAAGTCCTAATAAgaacttctttctcttctttcctctcacaggaagagaaaaaaaaaaaaaaaaaaaaaaaaaaaaaaaaaaataaagaagagaaaattgataTGCATGAAATGCTAATATAGCCCTTGGAAGACTTGGATGTGTCCAAGTAAGTTTGGGCTGGTACATAAATCCTGATAAGAACTTCTTTATCTTCTTGCTCTTCTTTCCTCCCACTTGTAGCAAAGAAGAGAATGacgataaagaagagaaaattgataGGCATTAAATGCTAATATAGCCTGGAAGACTTGTCCAAGTAAGTTTGGGATGGTACGTAAATCCTGACAAGaacttctttatcttctttcctCCCACTTgtacaaaagaagagaaattgataGGCAGTAAATGCTAATATAGCCCTAGAAGACTTGTCCAAATAAGTTTGGGATGGTACGTAAATACTGACAAtaacttctttctcttctttctcttctttcctcccaccggtagaaaagaagagaaagaagataatgaagaGAAAATTGATAGGCATGAAATGCTAATATGGCCCTGGAAGACTTGGAAGTATCCAAGTAAGTTTGGGATGGTACATAATTAAGTCTTGACAAGAACTTCCAACACTACCTACCTAAGGGTGTGCATAATTGTTACCATCATTAAAGGGGATGACTTTGAGCTTTTTCCTCCCAAAggtagaaaagaagagagagttgATAAAAATGAAATACTAATCTAGCCCTGGAACTTGGAAGTATCCAAATCTTGGATGGTACCTGACACTAGTAATAGTAGTGGAGAAATCTTAATCAAACCCATTAGACATATGCTGTAATGGATGGTTGATACGTTAGCTGTATAACTGAGCTCCATTGGAAATCCATCAATTGTGATGGGAATGCCCATTGGCCGGCAAAGACCTTCTAGCCCATTCATGGATAGGCTGAAAATAGTCATGTTGGTATGATAGCTGTCTCTTGGTTGGTTAAAGCATTTGTTGCTGCTAGAGGGCCATTTTGTTTAAGGTTTTAGCTCAAGAAGCTAAAGCTAGTGGATAGACTATATAGTATGCAAGTGATACAGCAAGTTGAGCTTAAGCCATACTATAAATTAAGAATTTACAAAATTTCCTTGCCTTTTATGTTTAATCACATCTGAACTAAtgctctaccaaaaaaaaagggctcatgttctctatCTTGCGCAGCAGTTCCTGCACTGCACACATTGGCCTCGCCACTCGGGGGAcggggtggtcattgcgcccaccctcatgtgcaggcgcagcctgcgcccccggcatagagaatattctccccaaaaaaacaaaatctgaACCAATGAGAGGGATTAAACTTGGGCTGGCTTGGCTAGCCCATGGCCAAATCAATGCAGCCCTAGATCTAACCTAAATAACCTGGCCCTACAAAGGCCTAAAGAATTTTGGGCCAGGCCAAGCCTTAGCCTGATGGTCCTGCCCTACCCAAGTCCGAACTCTATTTTCAGTATATATGTTAACAACCGAATAGCTCAgtatttcatccaaaaaaaaaaagaggaaaaatttcACTGACACCccaaaaactatcaaaatatcaaccttccccctgacgttaagcactGTTAACAGTGCAATTAAATTGTGAGAATAGCTTGAATATTTCATTGATATAAGGTTATATTTATACAATGAAAAGGATTAGCAAATCAATTGAATATACAAGGAAAGAGTATAACATAatgaaatacaagaaaagagTAAAGAATCAAAGAATGAAATCAGGAGGCAATCCATCTAGGCAATCAATCTGTATAGctgtattatcacatgtgagaaaTGTGATTTGCATGTGATTTGCAAGATctccaatactccccctcaagttgggctGTGAATGTTGAGAGCACCCAACTTGGCCTTCAAACTGGTAAATAATGTAGTACCTAGGGCTTTAGTGAATATATCGACAATTTGATTAGAACTAGCCACATATGTCGGACGAAGAAGACCATTGGTGATGTGATCACGAACAATGTGGCAgtcaatctcaatgtgtttggtgCGCTCACGAAACACAGGATTGGCTGCAATGTGAAGTGCGGCCTAGTTATCACAGTATAGAGGAATGGGTTGGGTCCTTGTGATTCCCAAGTCCTGGAGGAGTGTAGTCAACCAAATAAGCTCGCAAGTAGTAACAGCCATGGAA containing:
- the LOC122645232 gene encoding rust resistance kinase Lr10-like, with product MVYLQKTQKTHVLQILILLNPFLVPSRAQQQQPTGVSLRSTKPSFYYNLCAPSACNNITLTYPFLLPSPCHPSYFIPTCTNNETFFLTSPENNNTLRIFTTKFTADRISFSFFTAYNNLFSCGPISSPNFYYSASPLTLSLDYAVGTHLNCTTTIPAGDLPGLQTAACIGCPGQDPTNVCYYAPGLVTHPNCERFYIFTKVGFNISAAKDLRGYLQKGFELRFTKTKDCLRCENTGGRCGVNPSLSGSYVCFCHSNVHRFNCSDGMIEDITKWGGGAGVDQGRKSSPSKVLIASVSASVVVFLALLATVVALFFRCRHRKINQKKKEAISNLSPTRYSYFQIKKFTNKFSSKLGEGGYGSVYKGIIHRKGFKVPVAIKLLKSKQSQKQFMNEVATVGNVHHNNLVSLLGYCAQGDKRALVYEFVENGSLDKYIYTSRNREGERNDGSFQTLSHKQFHDIALETGRAILYLHQGCRSRILHCDIKPHNVLLDSNFTAKVADFGLARMIDKEHSHVLMSKARGTPGFMAPEMWLTSYGPVTEKSDVYSYGMLLLEMVGGRMLKYDLEANHDSSQVYFPKWAFNKVKNGESLLPEKREDNNASIVIDKKGRDEKEEVLLERICLVGLWCIQHLPSNRPYMDRVIQMLEGSIEIGIPLDPFPTEMDIDVEN